The following are encoded together in the Daucus carota subsp. sativus chromosome 5, DH1 v3.0, whole genome shotgun sequence genome:
- the LOC108223409 gene encoding uncharacterized protein LOC108223409, producing MTGELQLQRFDDQNPSDLDPLIDNRSEILKDVVDDHHVDDNDKDDVEDGSVPCCRICLECDVDADDDNDGELISPCMCKGTQQFVHRICLDHWRSVKEGFAFSHCTTCKAQFHLQVVKLEDNSWRKIKFRLFVARDVFLVFLAVQTVIAVIAGLAYLLDKDGSFRNSFDDSWDRLLSKHPIPFYYVIGVLGFLVLLGFFGLILHCSSFNSSDPRMAGCQNCCYGWGILDCFPASMEACFALVLVFVVIFAILGIAYAFLAATMAIQRIWQRHYHILTKRELTQEYIVKDLHGCYTPPKLDPEHEARLKMLKLL from the exons ATGACAGGTGAATTACAGTTACAACGATTTGATGATCAGAACCCTAGCGACTTAGATCCTCTAATTGATAATCGGAGTGAGATATTAAAGGATGTTGTTGATGATCATCATGTTGATGATAATGATAAGGATGATGTCGAAGATGGCTCTGTTCCGTGTTGTCGAATTTGCCTCGAATGTGACGTTGATGCCGATGATGATAATG ATGGTGAATTGATATCTCCCTGTATGTGCAAAGGCACCCAGCAGTTTGTGCACCGCATATGCCTGGATCACTGGCGCTCAGTCAAG GAAGGATTTGCATTCTCGCATTGTACAACTTGTAAAGCTCAGTTTCATCTTCAAGTTGTAAAATTGGAGGACAACTCGTGGCGCAAAATAAAATTTCGACTCTTTGTGGCGAGAGATGTGTTCCTTGTGTTTTTAGCAGTACAAACT GTGATTGCAGTAATCGCTGGTCTGGCGTACCTATTGGACAAGGATGGATCTTTTAGGAACTCGTTTGATGATAGCTGGGATCGTTTACTTTCAAAGCATCCTATACCATTCTACTATGTTATAG GAGTGCTGGGCTTCCTTGTGCTGCTTGGATTTTTCGGGCTCATACTGCATTGCTCCTCTTTTAACAGCAGTGATCCTCGAATGGCTGGCTGCCAGAACTGCTGTTATGGATGGGGAATCCTAGATTGTTTTCCTGCATCCATGGAAGCATGCTTCGCACTGGTTCTCGTGTTTGTTGTAATTTTTGCTATTCTTGGCATTGCATATGCCTTCCTTGCTGCCACAATGGCCATTCAAAGGATCTGGCAGAGACACTACCACATCCTCACCAAAAGGGAGCTTACGCAG GAGTACATAGTAAAGGATCTTCATGGCTGTTACACTCCTCCAAAACTGGATCCAGAGCACGAAGCGCGCTTGAAAATGCTGAAGCTTCTATAG
- the LOC135152848 gene encoding protein FAR1-RELATED SEQUENCE 5-like: MIGSSCGDSSFVNRGVDDACSVVSANVVSNSNEESVSSYLVSAGGQRLYAPFDVPDVSKPVINQLFQNLEQGFIFYKEYSRLAGFDVRLGTEKKDDFGIIIIKYYTCSREGSNDFRSVSDSTVSKCKRRRTCSTRCGCRAKILLKLNMQKQYFVLKFDDLHNHALIDESGRQFLRASREMSISSRNFVFDAGKVNIGCSKSFSLMKEMVGGYSNVGATLRDFRNFNRDLKEYVGERDGQMLIDKFVGLQQRSSSFYYAYDLDEAGLLTKLFWADAIGQRNFDVYGDAVSFYATFDTNKYNMIFAPFTGVDNHDKCVTFAACLLSREDVTHYTWAFDHFSKAMGHHPVVIVTDQCPAMKIDVPSSFGSKDGLIASKHRLCMWHIMQKFPIKLGNRLCKETDFMEKMKRYIWSSHLEIDEFEQGWEAVIKEFNLDNNKWLSDMYDIRCSWIPAFF; encoded by the exons atgATAGGTTCAAGCTGTGGGGACTCATCTTTTGTTAATCGTGGAGTTGATGATGCTTGTTCAGTTGTTAGTGCTAATGTTGTTTCTAACTCTAATGAAGAATCAGTGTCAAGTTATTTGGTATCCGCTGGTGGTCAAAGGTTGTATGCTCCATTCGACGTTCCTGATGTTTCGAAACCTGTAATTAATCAATTGTTTCAGAATTTGGAACAGGGGTTTATATTTTACAAGGAGTATAGTCGTTTAGCTGGTTTTGATGTTAGGTTGGGGACTGAAAAGAAAGATGATTTTGGTATAATTATTATCAAATATTACACATGTAGTAGAGAAGGTTCGAATGATTTTCGTAGTGTTTCAGACAGCACTGTCAGCAAATGTAAGCGTAGGAGGACTTGTTCAACGAGATGTGGATGTCGAGCAAAGATACTGTTGAAGCTTAATATGCAAAAACAATACtttgttttgaaatttgatgatttacataatcatgctttgattGATGAATCTGGTAGGCAGTTTTTGAGGGCTAGTCGTGAAATGAGTATTAGTTcaagaaattttgtttttgatgcGGGGAAAGTTAACATTGGTTGTAGTAAATCATTTAGTTTGATGAAAGAAATGGTTGGTGGATATTCTAATGTGGGAGCTACATTGAGAGATTTTAGGAATTTCAATCGTGATTTGAAAGAGTATGTTGGGGAAAGGGACGGTCAGATGCTTATTGATAAATTTGTAGGTTTACAGCAGAGGTCAAGTTCTTTCTATTATGCATATGATCTTGATGAAGCAGGGCTTTTGACAAAGCTTTTTTGGGCTGATGCAATTGGTCAGAGGAATTTTGATGTTTATGGTGATGCAGTTTCCTTTTATGCAACTTTCGATACAAATAA gtataatatgatttttgctcCGTTTACCGGGGTTGATAATCATGATAAATGTGTAACGTTTGCTGCCTGCCTCTTGTCAAGAGAAGATGTTACACATTATACATGGGCGTTTGATCATTTTTCTAAAGCCATGGGGCATCATCCTGTTGTTATTGTGACTGATCAATGTCCGGCTATGAAGATTGATGTTCCTTCTTCATTTGGTTCTAAAGATGGATTGATTGCGAGTAAACACCGTTTGTGCATGTGGCATATTATGCAAAAATTCCCTATAAAG CTTGGGAATCGCTTATGTAAAGAAACTGATTTCATGGAGAAAATGAAAAGATATATATGGTCATCACATTTGGAGATTGATGAATTTGAACAAGGTTGGGAGGCAGTTATCAAGGAATTCAATTTAGACAATAACAAGTGGTTGTCTGATATGTATGATATTAGGTGTTCGTGGATTCCTGCATTTTTTTAG
- the LOC108221533 gene encoding protein FAR1-RELATED SEQUENCE 1-like — MERQRNETERLDTESKSSLPPTLSSWYIEDDAADLFTRTNFYKVQEEILASCLDMQIKRMSEEVDGVTSFEIKDVKVKDKIFKVSVSKDHAVCSCKKFVMCGIVCRHSFCGLKQIGVTRFPRSLLLNRWSKIAVCGSSSDMIYSDYFKMEKVSAKLMNIWFDFRQVLNKAGVQMDVLDFVHNTVKELNIEVGNKFWLVVFFLKKITLLL, encoded by the exons ATGGAAAGACAACGAAATGAGACAGAAAGATTGGATACTGAGTCAAAATCGAGCTTGCCTCCTACTTTGTCTAGTTGGTATATTGAAGATGACGCTGCTGATTTATTTACTAGGACAAATTTTTACAAAGTTCAAGAGGAGATCCTGGCATCCTGTTTAGATATGCAGATAAAGCGTATGAGTGAAGAAGTGGATGGAGTGACCAGCTTTGAAATTAAGGATGTGAAGGTGAAGGATAAAATTTTTAAg GTGTCAGTCAGTAAAGACCATGCTGTTTGTTCATGCAAAAAGTTTGTCATGTGCGGTATAGTTTGTAGACATAGTTTTTGTGGTCTGAAGCAGATTGGTGTAACTAGATTTCCTAGAAGTCTTCTTCTTAACCGATGGTCAAAAATTGCGGTTTGTGGTAGCTCATCTGATATGATATATTCTGATTACTTTAAGATGGAGAAAGTATCGGCTAAACTGATGAACATTTGGTTTGATTTCCGTCAAGTGCTTAACAAGGCTGGTGTGCAAATGGATGTTCTTGATTTTGTGCACAATACTGTGAAGGAGTTAAATATTGAAGTTGGGAATAAATTTTGGCTGGTggtattttttctaaaaaagatCACATTGCTGCTATGA